Proteins encoded in a region of the Paenibacillus sp. W2I17 genome:
- a CDS encoding SGNH/GDSL hydrolase family protein, with the protein MKEFFPRRGLPNVIQKLENGETVTIVYFGGSNTRSKGYRVMTADWLRGQYPHADIRAVNAGIDGTGSDLGCARLETDVLRHQPDLVFVEFVGNDGGVPESKARIEGIVRQIRKRSRFTDILFVYTVKERDLTSFQSGEYQKGALMQEEVADYYGIPSIHLGVAVSQLVLDGKLIFTSSADVSIPGAVIFTHDSIHPTIPEGHQIYTDTITQSFVKMSELRDQVGKVEHHLPQDPLVPANPWEYATMLPLDRLTHFSAGWSYMTSDDFPLVREYDWLFPGLWRAVDPGEAITVEFEGTHIGLFDIGGPDSGRLKVSVDGEEPVLIDRFTPYNDHNRNQYVFLPELPNGKHTVCFEIDHEKTDKAAVFEASGNERSMEHVRQHPAWYDQTVIQLGKLLLVQPPL; encoded by the coding sequence ATGAAGGAATTTTTCCCACGAAGAGGGCTGCCAAATGTCATTCAAAAGTTGGAAAATGGGGAAACAGTAACAATCGTCTATTTTGGCGGCAGTAATACACGTTCGAAAGGATATAGGGTCATGACGGCAGATTGGCTGCGAGGGCAATATCCCCATGCCGATATCCGCGCTGTGAACGCAGGCATTGATGGGACAGGATCTGACCTCGGCTGCGCCCGTTTGGAGACAGATGTGCTGCGTCATCAGCCTGATCTCGTATTTGTTGAATTCGTTGGCAACGATGGCGGAGTTCCTGAATCCAAAGCGCGGATCGAAGGCATTGTCCGACAGATTCGTAAGCGCAGCCGTTTTACCGATATCCTGTTTGTATATACGGTTAAGGAGCGGGATTTAACCTCATTTCAATCCGGCGAATACCAGAAGGGCGCTCTTATGCAAGAGGAAGTCGCCGACTATTACGGCATTCCTTCCATTCATCTGGGCGTGGCGGTCAGTCAATTGGTTTTGGATGGAAAGCTCATTTTCACCTCAAGTGCAGATGTGTCCATTCCCGGTGCCGTTATTTTTACACATGATTCGATCCATCCAACGATTCCCGAAGGACACCAGATTTACACGGACACAATTACCCAGTCGTTCGTGAAAATGAGCGAACTTCGAGATCAAGTGGGAAAAGTCGAACATCACTTGCCGCAGGACCCCTTGGTCCCGGCCAATCCTTGGGAGTATGCAACCATGCTGCCACTGGATCGTCTTACTCATTTTTCGGCAGGGTGGTCTTACATGACCTCTGATGACTTTCCTTTAGTGCGTGAGTATGATTGGTTGTTCCCCGGTCTATGGCGAGCAGTTGATCCCGGAGAGGCGATCACAGTGGAGTTTGAGGGAACCCACATCGGCTTATTTGATATCGGGGGGCCGGATTCTGGCCGATTGAAGGTGTCGGTGGATGGAGAGGAACCCGTCCTTATTGATCGATTCACACCCTATAACGATCATAATCGAAATCAATATGTTTTCTTGCCGGAGCTACCAAATGGGAAACATACAGTTTGCTTCGAAATCGATCACGAGAAGACTGACAAAGCGGCCGTGTTTGAGGCTAGTGGCAATGAACGAAGTATGGAACATGTTCGGCAGCATCCTGCTTGGTATGATCAAACGGTCATTCAGCTTGGAAAGTTGTTATTGGTGCAGCCGCCATTATAA
- a CDS encoding FAD-dependent oxidoreductase, with the protein MEVIKMELMKADVTVIGGGIAGICAAVAAARQGLQVSLINDRPVLGGNASSEVRVHINGSAYLGNSPSYYAREGGLVEELKLKIFHYNPLYNKKLMLSLSDTVLLDMVYDEPNISLFLNTCVHETGMENGRIKWVEGLQLASERKFRFESPTYIDCSGDGIVGYQAGAHFRWGREAKHEYQEELAPEVADHYTMGDTILFQARDVNYAVPYKRPGFAYDITKLEFFDSIRKGLNHRSFPRKINGLGGLWWLEYGGHMDIIKNNEDIALELRKLVYGIWDYIKNSGEFDDVDNLILDYVCPIPGKRESRRFIGEHMLSQNDLTTKPHFEDAVSVGGWYMDLHANKGIYDDGPATAWNFVPGLYNIPFRSLFSRNIPNLMFAGRNISATHVAFGSTRVMATCGCMGQAVGTAAALCVKYDTDPADIVKAHMGELQAQLLRDGQTIVGLQEPLDPYFTDGLTIRASSQRSYEQLYSTEEVSLEKALCLVLPIKTSLVESVQIKFKNRSEHSETLQVKLFGGDRKENYIPTSELKGYNLVISAGHDDWITLDLSCKKPADDKIYIVLEGTADLTVHSNEEKLTGAVSFLYKPEEPSRLKKLNKSICFKDLLPSQDMYNPANVVNGFSRPYGLPNGWISERSEGQEWLEFGFASPKNLDEIHLVFNSQLNLEHFDDPIESLIQDYDVTLTLEDGTESEIKVRGNYLSLNKHQVHAQAVTQIRFDFCATYGSPYYEVFAVKLFAPKNAK; encoded by the coding sequence ATGGAGGTTATCAAAATGGAGCTTATGAAAGCAGATGTAACCGTCATAGGCGGAGGAATTGCCGGGATATGTGCTGCCGTTGCTGCCGCACGCCAAGGGCTGCAGGTTTCACTTATCAATGATCGGCCGGTTCTTGGGGGAAATGCGAGCAGCGAGGTCAGAGTTCATATCAACGGGTCGGCATATCTCGGAAACAGTCCATCCTATTATGCTCGCGAAGGCGGGTTGGTGGAAGAACTCAAACTGAAGATCTTTCATTACAACCCGTTATACAACAAAAAACTTATGCTTTCACTTTCGGATACGGTGTTATTGGACATGGTTTATGATGAGCCCAACATTTCTCTATTCCTGAATACATGTGTGCATGAAACAGGCATGGAAAACGGCAGAATCAAGTGGGTGGAGGGCCTTCAATTGGCTTCCGAAAGAAAATTTCGTTTTGAAAGCCCAACCTACATTGATTGCTCCGGCGATGGAATTGTTGGATATCAAGCAGGTGCTCACTTCCGATGGGGAAGAGAGGCGAAGCATGAATACCAGGAGGAGCTCGCTCCAGAAGTGGCGGATCATTACACCATGGGTGATACGATTCTGTTTCAAGCCCGTGACGTAAACTATGCCGTTCCTTACAAAAGGCCAGGCTTTGCGTATGATATTACGAAGCTGGAGTTTTTTGATAGTATCAGAAAAGGATTAAACCATCGGTCTTTTCCAAGGAAAATCAACGGGCTTGGCGGATTGTGGTGGCTGGAATACGGCGGACATATGGATATTATCAAGAATAATGAAGACATCGCCTTGGAACTGCGGAAATTGGTGTACGGGATCTGGGATTACATCAAAAATAGCGGTGAGTTTGATGATGTAGACAATCTCATCCTGGATTATGTATGCCCGATTCCGGGAAAACGGGAGTCGAGGCGGTTTATTGGGGAGCACATGCTGTCTCAGAACGATCTTACAACAAAGCCTCATTTCGAAGATGCTGTATCTGTCGGAGGCTGGTATATGGATCTGCATGCAAATAAAGGCATCTACGATGACGGACCGGCTACAGCGTGGAATTTTGTGCCGGGATTATACAATATCCCTTTTCGCAGCTTATTTTCACGTAATATTCCTAATCTCATGTTCGCTGGCCGCAATATAAGCGCTACCCATGTAGCTTTTGGGTCTACAAGGGTTATGGCAACTTGTGGTTGTATGGGGCAGGCGGTAGGAACGGCTGCTGCGTTATGCGTAAAATATGATACAGACCCTGCGGACATCGTTAAAGCGCATATGGGTGAACTTCAGGCGCAGCTGCTTCGAGACGGGCAAACGATTGTAGGGCTTCAAGAGCCGTTAGATCCTTATTTCACAGACGGATTAACGATTCGTGCCTCCTCTCAGCGAAGCTATGAACAACTTTACTCAACCGAAGAGGTCTCCTTGGAGAAAGCGTTATGTTTGGTCTTGCCGATTAAGACATCTCTGGTTGAAAGTGTGCAGATCAAATTTAAAAATAGATCCGAGCATTCGGAAACGTTGCAAGTGAAGCTGTTTGGCGGGGATCGGAAGGAAAACTATATTCCCACCAGCGAGCTGAAAGGCTACAACTTGGTGATTTCAGCGGGTCACGATGACTGGATTACACTGGACCTCAGCTGCAAGAAGCCAGCAGACGACAAAATCTACATCGTATTGGAAGGTACGGCGGACCTCACTGTACACAGCAATGAAGAGAAATTGACAGGAGCGGTGAGCTTCCTTTACAAGCCGGAAGAGCCGTCCAGACTGAAGAAGCTTAATAAGAGCATTTGTTTCAAGGATCTGCTACCATCCCAGGATATGTATAATCCCGCCAATGTCGTCAACGGCTTCTCCAGACCCTATGGTCTGCCTAACGGCTGGATTTCTGAACGTTCGGAAGGACAGGAATGGTTGGAATTTGGTTTTGCTAGCCCCAAAAATCTGGATGAAATCCATCTTGTTTTCAATTCACAACTGAATTTGGAGCATTTCGACGATCCAATCGAGTCGTTGATTCAAGATTATGATGTGACTTTAACTTTGGAAGACGGAACCGAGAGTGAAATTAAAGTCCGTGGGAATTATCTTTCGTTGAACAAACATCAGGTGCATGCACAAGCTGTAACCCAAATCCGGTTTGATTTCTGTGCAACGTATGGTTCGCCATATTATGAAGTGTTTGCTGTAAAACTTTTTGCTCCTAAAAACGCTAAGTGA